Sequence from the Cucumis sativus cultivar 9930 chromosome 1, Cucumber_9930_V3, whole genome shotgun sequence genome:
tactaaatCAACCATAGTCGATTTAGTGTCATTTTGATCGGAAAACCGACTCTAACCTACCAATACTCACCCCTAGTTGTTTATaaagaatttttgtttcaCAATGAAATAAGAGGAATGTCATTATACTCTTCCAAGCTAAATGAAATGGTTAGGTCCCCTAGTTTTTTTTACTCGatcttataattattttcaccCTTAATATGActagttatatatatgtgtgtgtgtgtgtgtcacATTAGATTAGAGAACACTAATTAGGTATCCAAGTTTTATCCCTATTGAAAGGCTTGTACTTGCCGAGGATGGGCCAAACCACTTAAATAAAGCCAATGTCCAACCTATTCTAAAATGGTCACTCTATATGAGTTGGATACATACGATCGTATAATTTTGGACTTCAAAACATTAATATCTAAAGTATGTTGGTAGGTATGAAAATGGGTATGAAATCCaacaccaaaaataaataagtatgaACATAACAAATTTGGTAGCATTTCGATCTAAACTTACAAACTTATATGAATTTATGATATGTTTTGTACACTTTCTTATAAACCTaataaattgattgttttttttccggTTCAAGAGTGGTGGGGTTGGGATTAAATTATTGATAGTTAGTATCTCTGATAATCTCATGAATTGCTTACTAGTTATATACAcatttgtgtttctttttacCCAACAAGCGTTAGTATAAAATCCATAAGTTTAagatttgatacaaattttgGTCTATGTGACTCGAACAAAGTTCAacatagttttaatttaattcgtctatttttttaattttaaaattttattttactgtATAGTCAACTTCACAAATAATGGTTCTCGTGGTTAACATATTacccttttatttatttatttaattttatttatataatagtttgttttgTGTTCAATCATATTAGTTCATAGGTAACGATTAGGCTGCACCTAATGCATATAAACCGACTCTTCCAAAcacgaaaaagaaaacaatttgacttaactttttaaaaatatttttttaatgagtgAGTACAACACACAACacacatgaaattttttctaatgACAAGTTAGTATTACTTCTATTGATTATTTGACACGTTATTAAATGATTTGTAACTTTTTAGATATTCATTGTGTTGACTTAAGTAGCCATCAATAAATAGATGTAATGTGCATACTAGAAATTTCCTCCGAAAATTTAGTGCCCTTACCTGCATTTGTGACAACTAGCAATGATCTCTATATTTGAGTgcttttataatatttttaattgtagtTTCGTTTGTTTTGCATTTGATGGAGTTTCATGATTGACTAATTATAATGTTTTACCGTCGAagcaatcaaacaaaatagtttaataacgtaaaaaaaatgttcacgTTTGTctactttaaatttgattcgtgtgtcattttaataaaatttaatccataattttaaaagaacaaataactaaaaacataaattaaaagattaaaatagtCATACTTTAACATTGTAACGactaaaatgaactaaaattaaaaacaatatttaaagtttgacatttttgttcaaaaaaaatacaattgagGTTTTCTAGTGTTTTCTTTCAATCTAAATATGCATAAACACACACTTAGAAtctttgtttttaacttttaatgttgagttgtAATAGCAGAGAAAAAGGTCGCCATTCAAattgataaaacaaaatttctaaagGGGTGgatatcaatattaaatatgtatgGTTAATTTAAAGACAATATGTAATCTATTTAGTttaataggaagaaaaatactcatcctatatttatatgttagtTTATGGAGAAggaacaatttaattattaatacaaataaatttgaagacTTCTACAAATATTTGTCAATATGGATATtcttattcataaaattaaaatctcgATATCAACTTCTACAATGATACTAAAGTAAAAGAATGGACATAAATTCTGGTACAATCTGAACGCTTGTAGATTGTTATGTCTCGAAGTTTGGTTGCAATGGCAATGAATGATGCATCTCAAtgaaacagagagagagagagcgaAAATGGAGGACCGTGTGGGGCAGTGCCGCGTGGAAGGCCATTGCCAAAGCTGGGGAAGCAAGAAAAGGATCGAATCACCATTTCCCACATGTCAGGTCAACAGAATGGATTTTCAAACGAACAAAAAAGTCGTCAGCTTTGTTAATTTCTTGAGGTCCCattctcctcttcttccttttcaacaaattttaccTCCTACCCACATAACAAAACGGAATTTCAGACAacattgagagaaaaaaattctggttttttttttggaagaaaatcaTCAGGAGAAACTGAAAAAAGGGGGATATATGGAGAATCATCAGGAGGTTGAAGGTGAGGAGGATGATGATATGGGACCCACCACcgtggaggaagaagaaattggaTTTGTGGGTTCGAGCTTGACTTTGGAGAAGGTTGCTGCAGCCAAACAGTATATTGAGAATCATTACAAGGCTCAAAGAAAGCACATTCAAGAACGCAAAGAGAGGTTTGAAATCTCCCTTTTAAATCTGTTTCTTCCACGATCGCCTTCTTATTGGtttctttatttgtatttgCACGTGTTTGGGAGTGATTAATCAGGCTTGCCATGTTCAAAATCAATCGAAACATGCCTTAATtggtcaaaattaatttaatattcaattttacgcttttaaatgtaatttccATATCATATAAATTGGTTTAGAATGACTAAGAATGTGTTTCCAAATGATTTTCGTCATTTTAGAATCACTCTCAAAACACGTCCTCAGAATAACTCGTATTTGAAGTTTACTTTTAACATATCACCTGTAATGGTTTTTGAGTCGATGTTCATTTTCTGTGatatcgttttttttttcacgttTTTCTCACATTTAATGCATTTTGGGAGATGGGTTCTGGATGGCTGTTTCTCGTATTGGTTCTTTGTCGTTATTGTCATTGTTATGGTCATTATGTGGCAGCTACTAAATTAATGCCTTACAAATGAACTTTCTATATAAATTATGTGTTACTTATTGCATAATAGTTATAGATTAGATAAGATAGGTGTATAATTGTGGAAAAGttaaaggaagaagaagctttTAGCTTTTGACTTTATTCCTTTTTAGGGTGTATAGGATCCATTTGTAGTgcactttcttcttttgttttgtacgGTTGCATTTTTTCATTTGCTCTTAATAAAAGGTGAAACATTATGTGATCCTTTTAGTATCTAAAGTGCATGTCACTTGATTTTTCAAGTAACAGGAACTGCATTTTAGTATGTTCTTCATTTGTTGTGGAACTAGCAGAAGATATACTATGTGTTTATGCAATTTATGGTACTTGAAAGAGTGTCTTTCTTCCTCCCTTAGCCCTTCAAAGGATGAATGCTGGTAGATGCAAGATGCTAGAATAAGTTGATGAATTGATCGCTCGATTATAGTAATCGAGCATTTTTGTTTGCTAAGaccaatttggtttttgaaaattatgcctattttctcttaatttcttgtcattgttttcattgtttttaaataaaagagttgAAGTTTTAGCTAAATTCcaaaatagaaaactttttttttttgttttcaaaatttggctttttttttaaaaaaaacattggtAAAAAGCAAATAGCAAATCGAGAAAGAGATGGAAGTAGTGTTTATaaggttaaattttaaaaacaaaaatccaaaaaccaaatagttatCCAACAAGGCCTAAGTGATATCTAGAATTGtttgcatttttcttcttgcTTTCTATTCATTTATGCAATTGAGAAGTGTTTGTTTGGTGGAAGAGCCCCTTGAACTCAACTGAGTGGGCATGAATTGTTTTAACCATCAAATATTATAGGTTCAGACTATGATCTACAAATTTCTACCTAATAAACATGGGGTCTAGAATTCTGGCACATAAGTTGTCTTGTCTCTTCTCATATTCATTTGAGAGTGTTTGGACTTTTACTTGTTCACATTGTTGTTGACCCCTCAAGTTGGTCAAGTCCAAGGCAAGAGACTACTATTTAACCATACATCTtttagatacctagattagtatagggtaGGGGTCTAcgggtaattagatatttagacAGTTAcatggttataaataggaagTTGGTGAGGGAAGAAGGGGGAATCAGTTTGTAGGTAGTTTTTCTGCACtcttccttgagagagaggataGGCAGAGAGGGGTAGTATTTTACTTGTTCTTAGTTATTTTCTGCATTTTCATCTGATCTCAGAATTGATAATCATCAATTCTTCTTTGTAATAGTGAAGTTTATATCAACTGTATAAGAACACATCTTCTTGGTGTTCTATCAACATCCTTGTTCATGAAAAGTTTGGATCTAACATGTTTCCCACCTTTGGGGCATAAACTCAGTGAAATGTATGATATTTTGTTCAGCTCTCATTTTTTCTGTTGCTTGCTTGACATATTGTTCCagtgaaaataattttggaatttataCTTGCATCCATCTAGGTTGTTGATTACATTGAGGACTAAATTATGGATTTTGTAATAGATGAGGCATGTTTCTCTTAACttattatcatatttgtaGGCGCTCCGTGCTTGAAAGGAGGTTGGCATCTTCAGATGTCTcagaagaagaacaaattaaTCTATTGAAGGATTTGGAGCGGACAGAGACTCAATACATTCGGCTGAAAAGGCATAAAATTTGTGTTGAGGATTTCTACCTTTTGACAATTATTGGGCGAGGTGCTTTCGGGGAGGTTGGAAATAGAAATTATTCATAGTGTGGCATATAATTAGGACAATTTCTTGTAAAGATTCCAAATGCTTTCTCTGTTCAATCTTATTACTATACATTTATGTTAATATCTCttaagaactaaaatgatttatcTGATTGGATTAAGACTACACAAACAAACATGCCCACAAGTTGTTTGCTATGAATTTTTTAGTCAAACATGTTAAGTATTTTCGAGATTTTCCATTTAAGTTTTACTTTCCTTCTGGGAGTTAACatagtttaatgtatattcAGTATTATTTTACAGGTCAGACTTTGTCGGGAGAAGAAAACAGGGAACATATATGCCATGAAGAAGCTGAGAAAATCAGAAATGCTCAGCAGAGGACAGGTAAGATCTGACTTGTATATTGTAGTTTCAActtctaaatgttttttaactCTATGAAATATCTCCATTAAAATTTTTTCATCCCATGTTTTGGTGAATGCTTTTTCTAATAGATGTTAGAAAATTCCATAGATGAGAAGAAAGGTTAACAAAGcagaaattgatttttcttcctcctctgtaattctctcttttttgggTAAATATACCAGTTTCATTtgttaaagagaaaatttaaattagataTTGGGAATGATCTACTCAAGGTACCGACAATTCTCTACTATTAGATATGGTCTGTGGGGTTTCATCAATTTCCCAGGAGCCTTCCATCTTTGAAGAGAGATGAAGTGGAATCATTTCCTGCTGCTCTTTTTTTCAGTGTGTTTTGTGTCCTATAGTTCTGTTCCTGTCGATGTAggcttcatttttctttttctttatatagaAAATCAATTCTGGCCCAAGATACTTCTTCTTTTGGAATGCTTAAAAATAATGCAAATAAGGCATTGGCTTGCATTTGATAAGCACTCATTCTGGCAAGTAGAATCTGTAGAAAGTAtactataataaaataaattggttcCAACTCCCATCTGATCACCAATCATAATCATTATTGGCCTCgtaatttcttttgtataaCTTGTTGTGGTGAACATGCTTCTGGAAAGGACAATCCCTTTCacttgattttgaaaagttcaatttcAGAATGGCTATTTGCACCATTGTGGAAAAGATGTCAAGTTACATGCTTTTTCAAGAGCAATGTTGTTGAATCTATTCAATTATGGAACATTATAGCTTTTGTGCTATGAGAACGTTCGGTTTACCTTCTCTCACTTGTCAGTTATTTACAACATAGGTTGAACATGTCAGAGCTGAAAGGAATTTACTTGCAGAAGTTGCAAGTCACTGCATTGTGAAACTCTATTATTCCTTCCAAGATGCCGAATACTTGTATCTGATCATGGAGTATCTTCCAGGAGGTGACATGATGACTTTACTGATAAGGGAGGAAACTTTGACGGAAACTGTGGCCAGATTTTATATCGCCCAAAGTGTTTTGGCTATAGAGTCAATTCACATCCATAACTACATTCACAGGTTGGTTCATTATGCTGGTGCACATTCACTGATGAACTCGATTGCATCTATTATACCTTCAAGTCATTATGCATTTCTGAATAGATGCACAATTTCTTATACATAATAGATGTGTGTGGGGTTATGTGTTTTTACACAACTTTATAATGTGCTTTATGCATAATTCATCTAAATTTTCAGAGACATAAAACCTGATAACCTTCTACTGGACAAAAGGGGTCATATGAAACTCTCTGATTTTGGTCTTTGCAAGCCTCTTGACTGCACAAATCTATCTGCTATAAATGAACATGAAGTCCTTGATGATGAAAACTTGAACGACACGGTGGATGTGGATGAGAGCTTTCCAGGTAAAAAAAGCGGGAGGCGCTGGAAGAGCCCCCTTGAACAACTTCAGCATTGGCAGATTAACAGAAGGAAACTGGTATAAGAAAAACTCTCTTCAGTTCAAGAACTGTGAAGTTCCATAGAtatttggtgtttttttttatttccttttcagtAACATAAgctaatttttcaattaacaaGCTCTAACTTTAGAGAAAGGAGAACCCCAGGCGGTAGGGTCCTAGCAGGCAACTCCTTTAGTTTTAAGAAACTAATAGTACTcctgttttatttatttatttattttgattgtcaGCACCTTCatatctatttatattttcaaatttgaccaTAAAAATTCGTTAGAGAATGGAGATAGAGAAAAAGTAGCATTCATTTTCACAGATTATATTTCATGGTCCTTTGTTATCATCTTACAGTTCTATATTTTTGTCTATTAATATTAGGCATTTTCCACAGTCGGCACTCCAGATTACATAGCTCCTGAAGTATTGTTAAAAAAGGGATACGGTGTGGAATGCGACTGGTAAGTTAATCCAATTTGACTGCTTGACATTTTCCAATGAAATTCTCTGACAGTAATCATTACAATGAATTTCCTGCTAATGCCCAAGAGAAATAGATAgatgaaaatgtaaagatGCAAGAGAAAAGAGTTGATTACTTTCTTTTCGTGCCAACATGAGCATAGTTCAAGTGACGTGAACTTGTACTATCAACCTCAATATCTAAGATTCAATCTTTCTACCCCATATATTgtcaaacaacaacaacaagtTACTCTCTCTTCCTTGTGCCAAACATCATCAGAATGTTAGACAATTTCTGATCAATTAAGTTAGCCAAATTCTTTGTATTCAACTTACAATATGGTTGGACAGTGGAAATTCTCAATTATGATAATCTTGTCATTCAATGAGGTTCGTTTGCTTCATTGGTCTCTGTACCTATACCTTATTgtgtattcatttttttcttaggaAGAATCGTAATTGCTTTTGCTTCAACGTCGTCATGAGAACGAATTCTTATACTATCCTGGTTGCAGGTGGTCTCTTGGTGCAATAATGTATGAAATGCTTGTTGGTTATCCACCATTTTATTCTGATGATCCAGTGACAACATGCCGAAAggttaaatctaaaattacaTTTGTGGACTTAATTATGAATAGGACATCTGGCtttccttttgcttttttttttctttgaataatGTGACCATTCCAGCTACTCATTTGGGCTCTATTCGTACTTATAGTTGatgattctttttaataagaaactaGCAATAGTTAATTAAACCAGTCAAGGATTCAAAGGAGGAAGCCCATGGTAAAAGGAAGTTACGAAAAATCCCTTCCTATTAGTACATATAGTTTATAGCTATCATGCTAAGTGGTCTATTCTTtacctttcattttccttctaaCTCGTggttcaaattaaattaatgctTGTGCAAGACCCTAGTTATTGCTATATTAGGATTATTAGTATGGTTATTAGTAAGGGACATATTAGTAAATAGTTAGTAAGTTTGTTAGGACAAGGTTATAAATAGATGGAGTGGGTTTGGAGCAAggtgtgaagaattttgtgGGATTTTCTTTGGGAAATTTAGGAGAGACTACCCCCTCTTGAAAGGCTAGCTTATCTTGTTACTTTGTTGCCTTTCTTATAATATTACAAGATATTTCCATACTTAAGTGTTCTTGATGGGAGGCATTAGGTATCCTAACAGCTTGctattgaattttgttatatcagATTGTGCATTGGAAAAATCACTTAAAATTCCCTGATGAGATAAGATTATCACCTGAAGCAAAAGACATGATCAGTAGGCTGCTTTGCGATGTCGAGAGTAGGCTCGGTTCTGGAGGTGTAGACCAAATCAAGGTCAGCATATAGTAGGTTCCCCAAATTAGATAGACGCTGATGGTTTATTCTTATTGTTCTATATATTgacaaacaaacatattagACACATCCTTGGTTCAAAGATACCGAGTGGGAGAAACTCTATGACATGGATGCAGCGTTTAAGCCCGAGGTCAATGGGGAACTCGATACACAAAACTTTATGCAATTCGATGAGGTGAGGTCAAgataatctttttttgtttaaatctcACTCCATGGATCCATTATTGTTTCATGGTGACCGACTCTTAATTGTATGAACATTCCTCTAAGGATTGGACATGATTTCTAAAAGATAGCCTCTCGAGTCAAAGAAGAGGTTCTTAAATTGTGTTGTAACTGCATTTTAAAACAcatgtaattaatatatttacatgAATTCATTTTGGGACTCTTTAATGATAAAGAAAGTGAACATACTATATGTTACAAGATATACAACTTACAATAAGTCGCTAGTCCCCTGAGAAGCTCGGATACAAATATGAGACATGGACATgatacaacatttttttaaaaaaattaggacaCAGACACGTGGAGGGCgtgtttttgaaatatatgtcatttttataccaaaagaaaattcaaagtaaATAGGTTGAtgcatttatatgcttaaaaagttaatttgatGTATTTCAcccttaaaatttattattactgTCATATATGTGCCTTTTCAGTCTACTTAACTAGCGTTCTATATATATCTATCATATTTGTTGCACTAACAAGTGTTCGATACTTGTCTAGCAAGTGTCCGACATGAACATGTCAAGCAAACTAAAGTGTCCGTGCTTCTTAGATAGTCACTTACCATTGTAATCTAGTTCCATTCAACTCATAATTGACAACTATTTCATTCAAGAAATTTCATGCAGTTTTTGTAGATAATGTGCTTTGGACTATACTATGATCACGATAGGAGATAATCTCTTACATGCACACagatacaataaaaataaaaaagaacaaaatagatCAATCATGTACTTAGATTGTTGGCAATAACAATCTCTCCTCACCTAGATTTCTAGATCCTGACAATGGTTCTGCTGTGACATAGGTTGATTCACCGCCAACTAGATCTGGATCTGGACCAATAAGGAAGGTACGCAATTTATTATCTTGAGCATTAACGGATgcaagtaataaaaaaatacaccTTTCTACATGAAGAGCATCTTCCACTATTAAGTTAACAGTCTCCATCAGTCATTCTTTGttgttcttaaaatttatgatatttcGCACCATTgctttgaatgaaatattataaaccTATCTAGTATTTACTCTTCATTTCAATTCTGTTGTTTACGTTACTCagttgttttgaacttttgataaagtcataaaattatttgatatcttaTTGTCTCCACTGACCTTTTGTTAGATGTTGTTGACTCCCAAAGATCTCAGTTTTGTTGGTTATACATACAAAAATTTTGAAGCCGTAAAAGGGCTACGCCATTCATTTGGTAAGAGATCTATATCTTTCTCGATTTCATTCTTGAGTGAATCATCTTCCTCCCACGCCTCATCATGTAACGTGTGTAACAACCTGTACTATGTGATGAGCTTATGCTACTGTGCATTTCTCTTGTTCCGCCATGGATTTGGCCTAATCCTTCCAAGTTCCAACTGATGCATCACTTTTATGGTTAGCGTTATAACCTCTCTTAGATGTACTATATGCCAGCA
This genomic interval carries:
- the LOC101208238 gene encoding serine/threonine-protein kinase tricorner isoform X2 — encoded protein: MENHQEVEGEEDDDMGPTTVEEEEIGFVGSSLTLEKVAAAKQYIENHYKAQRKHIQERKERRSVLERRLASSDVSEEEQINLLKDLERTETQYIRLKRHKICVEDFYLLTIIGRGAFGEYYFTGQTLSGEENREHICHEEAEKIRNAQQRTGGDMMTLLIREETLTETVARFYIAQSVLAIESIHIHNYIHRDIKPDNLLLDKRGHMKLSDFGLCKPLDCTNLSAINEHEVLDDENLNDTVDVDESFPGKKSGRRWKSPLEQLQHWQINRRKLAFSTVGTPDYIAPEVLLKKGYGVECDWWSLGAIMYEMLVGYPPFYSDDPVTTCRKIVHWKNHLKFPDEIRLSPEAKDMISRLLCDVESRLGSGGVDQIKTHPWFKDTEWEKLYDMDAAFKPEVNGELDTQNFMQFDEVDSPPTRSGSGPIRKMLLTPKDLSFVGYTYKNFEAVKGLRHSFDVKSNTAPIRTSSVDSTKSDSALDNYSTDDREVILASSMDALSQ
- the LOC101208238 gene encoding serine/threonine-protein kinase tricorner isoform X1 encodes the protein MENHQEVEGEEDDDMGPTTVEEEEIGFVGSSLTLEKVAAAKQYIENHYKAQRKHIQERKERRSVLERRLASSDVSEEEQINLLKDLERTETQYIRLKRHKICVEDFYLLTIIGRGAFGEVRLCREKKTGNIYAMKKLRKSEMLSRGQVEHVRAERNLLAEVASHCIVKLYYSFQDAEYLYLIMEYLPGGDMMTLLIREETLTETVARFYIAQSVLAIESIHIHNYIHRDIKPDNLLLDKRGHMKLSDFGLCKPLDCTNLSAINEHEVLDDENLNDTVDVDESFPGKKSGRRWKSPLEQLQHWQINRRKLAFSTVGTPDYIAPEVLLKKGYGVECDWWSLGAIMYEMLVGYPPFYSDDPVTTCRKIVHWKNHLKFPDEIRLSPEAKDMISRLLCDVESRLGSGGVDQIKTHPWFKDTEWEKLYDMDAAFKPEVNGELDTQNFMQFDEVDSPPTRSGSGPIRKMLLTPKDLSFVGYTYKNFEAVKGLRHSFDVKSNTAPIRTSSVDSTKSDSALDNYSTDDREVILASSMDALSQ